taGTATATTTGCTAGATAATTCACCATGGAACTTGTTTATCCTTTGTTGTGTCAAACTATAGCTAATGGTGAATTAGCTTCCCTAAAGCAACATAATTAGCTTCTTATTACGGAGAGGGAGAGAAAGAGATATGATCTATTCAATAGCGTTAAGATATGAAATTGCATAGCTACATAGCATTAATAAATGAGAGTGAAAAATGTTATCTTAGCAAGCTCTTTATTTAAAAACTATGCTGCAAGAGCTAACCACTAAAGTACAATTTAATGCGCTGGTGCCTGTAATTCGCTTCAATTTAGACACATCATAGAGAACGTGCTTGAAATACCCAAAATGACAACAGTAGCAACTATTAATTATAACTTTAATGTTGGGATATCAAAAGTACATAAGAACACTACACATTGTTTTTGATCTGTTACACGTAACAAACATACTTTTAATGGTAAGGCTTACTTCCTTCACATTTTCCTCATTGACTTATGAAATTAATACTTTAAAAATTGCCACGTTCATCCATTATTATAGGACCATAAAATCAGCTAGGTACTGACCGTATAAGTTAGATAGAACTTACCtaacaatattttgatacATGAATCTAAATATTTCCCATCATTATGCCAAAAAGCtacaatgaaaatgatatatgGAAGATAAGAGATGTATTTGGTAGAGATCTATCATATATTTCAAGTTGCCTCCCATCATTGGAGGATTATAAGCAAATCAATTTGAATAGCAGCGATTTAGAAAGCGGATATTCCCCTTTACATGTAACTCTGAGAGAAAGATTATTACAGAAGAGTTTTCTGCTCTACAAGAGGTGGGTTGACGATGAGAAACAGATGAGTTATAAAATTGGACAGCACATTTTGGCTCGAAAGGATAGAGAGGGTCTTACACCTATGGATCTATACAATATCGAATTCCAAAGAGCCCTGAAAGTTAAACCACAATTATTAGAATACACAATTGATAATGGGAATTTAAAGCCAAAGgttatttttgaaaaagttaATCATTTGGATAGTGAAGGTATAGCCACTACTAAAAGTTGTAGCAATAATGAGCTGCTAAGAAGTACATCTTTTCTAGAAATACCTCAAAATTATAGTGACATGGCCAAAATACGAAATTTAGGTGGATCTCATTTATTAACTTTCGGCTCAAATGTTAACGCCCAATTAGGTACAGGAAATAAAGATGATAGACAGCATTTTCACGAAACAGACTACCAACAACTTGGCGGAGATTTACCACTAGACCCgaaaaaattttctataaAAGAGGTCCTTATGTCAAGATACCATTGTTTAGTAATTAATTCTTTTGGAGAAGTTTTCACGTGTGGGAATAGTAATAGAGGTAGACTTGGTAACGGTGAAACTAACACAACAGTATCTGTTTTTACAAAAATTGCAACGTTTGAGACGGGTGTCAGACATGTTTCCATAAGCAATCATCATAACCTTTTAGTAGATGGGAATGGCTATATTTATTCTTGGGGGTGGAACcaatattatcaattaGGCTATACATCTAGTAATAAACAGGGCGATTCAAAACATACGCTATGTAAATCATCACCAAAAAGAATTccatattttgataatattaatatcaaGTATGTGGCGTGTTCAAAAGTACATTCATGTGCTCTAAGTCAGGATAATAAATTGTATTTATGGGGACTAAATCTTGGTCAGATGGGAAATAAAAAGCCATTACATGTTAATCTTGATATTTCTCATGACCATAACAATGGATACATTATTGAAAGTCCACTAGTAATTGATTTGTCACATCTACAGGTTGAACAGGTCTTAGCTCTAGAGCTTGTGACTTTTATAAGATGTTCCGGAAACACGCTAATTGTTCTCACTGATTTTTGTATGAGGACTTTTAAGATATCTACCCCAAAACCTAAAAATCCTACTAGAATTGATATATTCTCACATTATACACCAAAAACGATATCGGCTGACGTTGTTGACATGAAGTGCTCTAATAAGGTTGGAAATcatctttttttcaaatatgcTTCTGGCAGAGTCGGATACTTGTCCCTCAAAAAGGAGAACGTGGAGTCGTGGTCAAAATTATCGAATGAGCTGCcaatatcattttcttgGAAGCCAAATTTTGCAAGAAACAATTGTACAGATTTTGCAGTTGGCTACAATGGAGATATCATAATTTGCACCTATGGAGGggaaatatttatatctaGAAACCATGCggaatttgaaagaatttaCAGTAACAAATTAATCACCGGTAGGGCTGTTAAGATTTCGAGTGATACATCACTCGGCTCCGTTGCAATTATAAAACAGGATTATCTATTTATGCCCGCCAAATATTTAAAAGATACGTTTGATTTTGATCTGGCTATTTATTCACCAATTTACCAAAACGTCGGTGACACATTATCTTTAGGATCATTAGGTCTCCAATGTCATGTTAAGGAAACTGACAGTCAACTCTTCCTGTCTTCAAAGTCTAATATATCTAACTTGCGCTACTCAGAAATTAATGGGTCTAGTGTAAATGAAAACCAAATCAAATGCTCCTCATATGACGttattttgaataatgATAGGGGCATTATAGAATGCTATTCGTTCAAATCACTATTTTCTCTTCGTTGTTCCAAGTTCCTTAATGCTATTTTAAATGATGGTAAATTTACAGTAAATAATGAACTTTTTTTTACCGCTAATGAAACAGCAAATGGCATATTACAGATAAAAACCCATGATTTAACCACATCAGCTGTCTACTATAAAATTTCAGTTGATCTTGTTCATTTTCTACTAACTGATGTTAAACCTGCAAACCAACAGAGGTCAATAGCCATATTATCCATAACAGACAATTATGCACATGGTACTACATTGAGAAATGCACTCAGTTCGTACTTACTGGGTATGCTAACAAATGATACTGATGaaaatagaataaaatCGCCCGGTAACCATCTGCTGGGAGATACCATACTAAGACTTAAAGATAAAACTCTAATCGTCGACTCATTCCTACTGTCAGCAAGAAGCAATTACTTCAAAGGGTTACTTTCAAATAGTGTTTTTTGtgaaaaagataatgaCGGAAAGTATTTGATTAATTTGGAAATTTATTCCTATAAACAgtttgatattatattaaagTACTTATACGGTGTTGATTTTTCTGATCTGCACCCTCACTATGAGAGTGAAGATGGCGGACTCACtaattttcttgaaagtCTAGTTCTGGCCGATGAGCTATGTCTAGAACCATTAAAATGCTATATGCAGGTGCTTTTAAGCCAATTTATTGACGGAAATTCAATTATTccattatttatatattccGTGAGGAGTAATGCAGAAATGCTATGTCTATTATGCTCCACATTCATTGCTATACATATCGGCGTTTTGTTTGTCAAGGATAACGTACAACTCATATCACAGaattttgatgattctCATTGGAAAATACTACAAAACAATATATCGTATATTACTTCTGAGCAATTGAATCACGAGCTGTGGTATAACAACTCAACTGATAACTGGAGATCTTTGTTCAAGaatgatatcaataaattcaataGCAAGTTCATTTCCCCCAAAGATAAATTTAGTcctatttttgatattaaagATACTTTGGAAGTTTCAAGCAAAAAGACTTCTACTGATAGGAGGAGGTCATCCACATCGACTAGACcaattaaatttaaaaacaCAACAATGAATAATACTTCTGACAACCCGCATAGAAGACAAAGTAATGGCTCTGTCAGTATAGCTGAAAAGCTGTCAGCATCTAATTCATCTGATGAGGACTCACAATTTATAGAAGTTACAAGAAAACCGAAGAGGAAGAGTGTTTCTAATATACAGGAATCGCAGACTCCGGTGCCCAAGCTACATCCTCCAAAACCAAATATTCTTATCCATAGGAAACTTTCTGGTGACGAGAAACTACTACCATCCTTGATATCGAATGAACCAATTGTGGAAATACCtaatcagaaaaaaaaccaatCAGAAATAGGCCCAAAAAAACctatttcatttaaaaAAACCTCTCAAAAGGAAAGAATTAAAACTACAACACAAGCAGATAAGCAGAAAGAGAACAAAACGAAAGAATCTGCTTGGACTAATCAGAAACAAAACAGTAGTTTATCAAACCCAAAAGACAATCAAACCTCGAAATTAGCTGCATTGCCATCTTTAAACGATAGCAAATTACAGAAACAGGACTTGAAaccaaacaaaaagagcaaaaagaaagcgAACAACAAACAATCAGCCGAATTCATTAGCAGCGGTAATTTTGCCGGTTTAACTCCCTACCTAAGCACAGTACACAAAGAGAGCGTCACTACTGATACCACACCCTCATGGACAGCCTCTACTGTATCCGatttcaaacaaaaagtTGAAGCacaagaatttgaaaagtgGTTTCAAGAAGAGAGCAAAAGAGTTCAATTGGAATTGGAAAGAAGGGGGTCTTCTCATCATGACGAATTAAAGGTTCTCTATGATAGTTCACAAAACATACCGGGCTTTGTCATAGATTCTAATGTTAAGAAAGCAGGTagaaaaatcaaaggaAAGTTCAAagcaaaattaaaaaataaagacgAGAATATAAATAGTATACAGTAAGTACAATTGTATCATATAAGTTCATAACGTACGTGAAAGAGATGCCTAAAAATCGAACAAAAAGACCAAGGTAAAACAAGTAAAAACgagaatattatttatttatgcTGGATTCTAAGATCAACTCACGTCTAACCCGATAGCTCGCATATATCCTTTTCTCCTTGCTCTTTATTTGTCGTTCTGGGCTGCTCGTTTTTGGAAACTGATTGCTCTCTGGGAATGGATGCACGAAGTTTAGCATATTTCTCTATAACATCTTCCTTTCTCAGAACATCCTCAGCAGCCTTCACACCGGCCAGTTTAATATTTCTCGCCTTACCAACCCCAAGTATAGTACCATCTCCAGTTCTGCATTGTACAATTGTCACTGGATTTTCATTAGTGGGTCTCTGTACTGTATGATAATGTAGTTTTAAAGCTGCATAACCAATCAATGAATATAGCTTTCTCTTGGCATTCATGTCTAAATTGTTTGTTGGCTCGAGTTGAATACTTGTTTTCATTGCTTCTTCGATCTTCGGCTTCGCAAGCTTCTTTAGCCACTTTCTTATTTTGACTAAGTTGGTCTTTGGATCGTCCTCCATTAATCCTCCAATATAGGCCTCAAAAATATCGGCGGACGTCTTGGAAGTACTTAGATCGACATCGGGAGACAAGTTACTTTTCAGCTGTTTTGGAAGCTCGTACAATTCCGACCACTCTCTCAAGGTCTCATTTTTAACAAGTTTTTTCCTCAATTCTGTCAAGTTACCTTCATTTAATGACGGGAACTTGTTATAGATAATCATAGTCATTACTGTGTTTAGGATAGAGTCACCCAAAAACTCCAATCTTTCGTTATTAGATTTGATAATATCACTTTCATTCAAATATACCTTATCATTCACCAGTGACTTGTGCATGAAAACTCTGGCTCTAATTACATGGTCCTTGATCTCTGGCATCTCCGGTGGCCATTTCGAGGATTTCTCCTTTGAAGTGATACACTCAGAGGATTCGCTACTCTTGGCCACAGACAAATCCAGGTCTAGCCGTCCGATATCGTCATCCTCCAAATCTTGTAAATCACTGAGTTCCAAATCACCCAGCACCGGCTCCCTATTAGAAGCATCGAACTTCGCCTCATACCCACTAATATCGTCCAGCAGAGTGGACTTGTTGAGATCATGTAGTGTCTTAATCTCAGCGGCCAACTTCAATGGATACCTGGTAAACAAAGAGATTAGCTGCGGTGGCACTTTCTCAGGGTCAGACAGCGAGTTCAAAGTCTCATAATACTGGACTATATTCGGGGACAGCTTCAGAATACGCTGGTAAGCCTCCACCAATTTATGCACCGCATGCTCTATCTGGATAGCATTAGAGTATTGGTAAGTACCAACTTGCTCAGTCGAATTCTTCTCATACAAGTCAACCAACTCAGACGTTAATCGggatttcttcttggaaGCTTTCCCAACTTTCCCAATTTTACCCATCGCTCGCTAATACAACTCCTAGTAGTATACAATTTTGCCCTTATGTAACTGATAAAAACAACAAGCGTTCTTATACTCCCAATAgaagcgatgagctgagctttattttttttttttttcactgcagaattttatttttttttttttcgttcagtttttcagttcttttttttcttcccaCAGCTTGTTCCCTCCCTGTCACgcagaaggaaaagaaaggGCTTAGATAATGGTAATGATTGCGCCAGAGATATACTTCTTGTCCTTGACATACAATCTATTTAATCCTGGGGTTTGGGTTTGTCCTTTACATACCTCCATCTGCCATTTCCATCTTTTGCTAGTTGCAAAGTGTAAAAAATTCCATAACACCGAATCACTTTCCTAATCGGGAAAATCGAAGCTTTTCCCATTTCATCCCAAAAATCTATTTGGAACCTTCGCTTCGGTCCAACCTTAATTCACCTCCTTTAGAAAAGCCCGCATAGAGGATCAGCTATTTCCCCATTTGATATTCTATGCTCTCTCTGAAGCACAGAAACATTCGATTGTTGGATCTCGCATCTCGTGCTTTTGTACGTACATCTCtgtgtgtctgtgtgtCTCTGTGTTTCTCTGAATGTTTACTGTGTCTCTCCGTGTGTTTCTCTGTGAGTGCGGGGGAGGGGCGGGAAGCCAGAGAAGAGTGGGAAGCATACACATTGTTAAATGAAAGGCTTTCTATTAGAATCAGAACTTGTAATTGGCCAACTCATCCTGTGCAGACTCGACATTGTCCTGAATTCCCCCGTGTTCGACAGATCCACGGATGGTGTTGACTGGCTTCGCACTATGTGATTCTGGTATAGACGTCACTGGCTCTGGCTTCTTTACTTCTTCTGGTACTGGTACTTCTGGTACTGGTACTTCTACTTCAACTTCTACTTCTGGTACTTCTACTTCTGGTGCCTGTTGATGGTCGTCAAATTGGAGAATCGCGCCAAACAGTGGGGTGTTTGTCCAGTTGCTCTTGCTCACCTTTCCGTACTTGTTGTCCTTGAAGTTGCTTATATCCCAATTTAGACCAGCTATTTTCATGTTTGGGTAGCTCGGAGGCATGCCAAGATCCTTCATCCTTAGACACCACGGTGGTAACTGACCCGGCTGCAGGCCTAGCGCATGCCTCAAGTCATCGCTGAGCCTGCCTGGTATCCTGTCCTTGACTAGCTTGCGCCATCTGGCTTCACCTTGCAGGTTTCTGTTCTCATAGTATACATCACCGTACGGTAACATCGTGTCAGGCTTCCACTTCTTTCCTAGCTTGAAAAACACATCGTAAAGCTTCTTGTAATCCAGATCTAGCTTTCCAAGCTTGGGTCGTACCGCGTTTCTCGTTTGCTCCTTCAGTTTCTCTTGCTCTTCATCCTCAGGGAGCGTATTCCTCATGGAGTCCACACCTGTCTGCTTGATCAGGTCTGGCAGCTCAAACGGCTTCTTCTCCAGCAGCGACCGCCCAGATAGATAGTCCCGCTTCGATTGCCAATGGCTCGGCACTTGTACAACGTTAAACGACGTCTTTACAGAAGCCAAAAAATAAGGCTCCTTGGCATCACAGTCGTGCTTCTCTATCAGCTGTGGTGTCAGCACAGAGCTTTTCAACTCAGCAAGCGTCGGTTTGTTCATTAACCTTGCCTTTCTGTTTGAAAGCGGCTGTGGGATGGCATCTGCACTTTTAGCATCTGCACTTTTAGCATCTGCACTTTTAGCATCTGCAACATGATCATCGCGTAAAGTAGGTTCATGGCTCGCTACCTTAGGATTCCTGTCTTCTTCCACATCCCGTTCTTCAACGCCATTGAACTTCTTGAATAACTCCCGGTACTCTGACTCGAGGTTAGGTGTCGCATTCACAcgcttcttcttcttggcaGGCTGCTTATGCGTGGTCTCTATCGCGTCTATTATACTGGCCTTAACATCCGACACACCCGATCTCTTACGCTTGCTTCTGGCCATCCTTGTTGCAACGCCCTATCGGTATGATACACACTGCCTTTACACACTGAATACTATATACGCTCCGGTTGCAGTTTTTATTACTTTGCAGctaagctcatcgcaactTATCCACTGCGCATGTGCAAAGTGATAACAGTTACCTGGTTTCATCAAACTTGGATATACTCATTGGCagaacaattgaagaagttaTGCCAGGATTTGATACCTACATGCTGATAGTAAACTGAGGCAAATATGTGGGAACTTGGGTGTCCCCAAAAGCAATACTGCAAAAGGTTATACAACCTTCCCATGCAATACTCTTGTTATCACGTTGTATATCACCTAAAATGTACTCTGTACTTCACATCCCACAATTTCCACATTGTCTTTCCTTAAAGgaatttcaattgtttgaaTTGAAGGGGGtgatgctcatcgcttttaaatttttcaaaaattttcagcttttttttttttgaaatttttcagtttatataatattattaagtAAAGATAGTTTCAACAGTGTGATATCTGAGCGGTCCTGCAGCTGGTGAGATAATATCGTTGATATCAAGTTAGTGGACACTGGTGTTGCTTTTCGGGTTTACGTTTGGCAATCTATTAGTGAACGTGGAAAGATGATGGTGTTTGAAAGCAATAACAAACGTCCTGCTACTGAGGAACTACCGGATATAGAATCGAAGAAACCCAGGGTTGATATCGTGGGTTCTACAGAGATATACGTGGAAGCTGGTAATGATGCTCATTTCTCAGATGAAATGTATagaaaatttataaaaaatgcTCTTGATGAACTAGAAAAGGTATGTTATAGCCCTCAAAGacagaattgaaaaaaaaatataaagtgTTACTGGATAGAAGCTTGTCAATTTTAACTTTGATGTAGCTTGTCCAGATACACTTTGTGGATTTCTAATTTAACCGgatatttgtttttacTAACATTGCTCTCCATTACACAAAcatcaacaataaaaattattagAAATAACAACAGAACGAAGAATATAGAGACAActtaaatgaaaaaaatgaaactaCCTATGGTCAACATTTCTTACAATATTTCTCTGTTTCAGTTTTATTGCTGTTTCTTCTAATTTTGAGTGATATTTGATGGGTATATTCCACACAGAATGATCCAATGCAAATAAATGCCATAACGAGTCAGATATCCCTGTCAGCGAAGAATCCTGATAGAATTAGTACAAAGAATTTTACTATCCTTCTGGAAGTACTTTCAAACAATATAAACAAAGTGGATTCTTCCAAGGGTTTGCCTCTGATTCAATGTATCATAAATTTCGAAAAATGGTGGGAACTTCCTGATCCTGCCTTAggtaaatatatatttttcattaagGTACTTTGTTCAAGTATACCTAAATGGTGGCAAGATGTGGCTATGATAATGATATCCAGCTTCATCTTGAGTTCTGAAAAGACTACACAACACCATGAATTACTGAAGTACTTCTTACGCATGATACCTTCCTCTATGAGTTATATCGACTCATACCTGATAAGGTATTTCCCTAACAAAAATGACTCCAAGAAGAACATAGTCAACTACATATCGAATGTCTTGATGCTGACTAGCTATTGTCAAGAACTGAAGTTTCAAGCTTGGTCCTTGATCATGGAAAGAGTCATCTCAATTGATGTTGAGCTACAAAATGAACTAGACGAGTTGGATGATGATATAGATGATGAAATGGTAGACGATGATGGCGACgacagtgatgaagatgaagatgatgaggatgaagatcATAGTGGCGCTGAAGATGATGCGgaagatgatgaggatgaagatgacggTGATGATTTCGATGACGCCGATGGCCAAGAAGAGTACAATATTGATCTCACTCAAGGTATCAAGGAACTGTCAAATAAGCTTGATGCCATTCTATCTTTATTGAGTTCGGAGATTATCAAAGACATGACACCAGAGAAGCTTGAGAGTGGTGAAGGTATTGGAACATTCAATACTCTGACCACTTTGTTCAAAACTCACATTCTACCAACATACTATACCCGTTCAGTGCAATATATCATGTTCCATCTCTCACAACAACAACTCGAATTGATGGATTCATATCTCGTCACATTGATAgatatttcttttgctgCAAACGAGACATCAGAAAAGAGGATCAAATCTTTACAATACCTGGGATCATATATTGCTAGAGCCAAGAAGTTGTCAAGAACACAAATAGTCTTTGTTGCAAGCTACTTGACATCTTGGTTAAACCGTTACGTGatagaaagagaagaggAAGTTAACCAACCTGGAGGTATGGACAGGTTCAAGCATTTTTATGCAGCTTTCCAAGCTCTATGTTACATCTTTTGTTTCAGACATAAAGATTTGCGGGATGTGGACGGTAGCTGGGAATGTGAACTGGACAAGTTCTTCACGAGAATGGTTATTTCCAAATTCAATCCGTTGAAGTACTGCAATGAGAACGTTATGCTAATGTTTGCAAGAATTGCCCAAGAGGAAGACGTCGCATATTGTTTCAGCATCattgaaaacaacaacaacgaATTGCTAAGAGGTATTATGGGTAAAGCGGACTCCTCTAGAGGTGGTACTCCTACACCAATGGGACCAGCAACATCTTGGTCCTTGGCCACTAGGCAACAATTTATAGATTTACAAAGCTACTTCCCATATGATCCATTGTTCCTAAAGAATTACAAGAACATGATGAAGGAGTATTACATCGAGTGGAGCGAAGCAGGCGGAGAATATGAAAGCGATGGATCAGACGAGTGATTGTTTGActttttatcaatattcacACAAATCTCCCAGAAGCATATCAATACCAATGgcattattttattctacaattttttttctctacattattgatttttttactacattatattttctttcttctgcAAAATGGAGAAAGAGCGGTGCATTATAGATTTTTCATCCTTAAGTTTCTTTATCTTAAATCCAAACCTCATATTAATACCAAAAGTACATCTCTCAAGAGACATACTCTATATTATTTCTCTGtatttaatatatacaatcCCCAGCAAATACATTCTAAACTTCGCAATATAGTTGCTTACGTTAACTGCAATGGCTCTGCCAAAATTTTCTCTGACAAAAATTGCCAAAATAACGTCTTTCCTGAAGAACATCCTGCAGTAAAACATTGAACAAAATTCAATGTCAAAGTCATGGTTTGCCAGGTTTTTGACATAGACTGGCATTCCAAGGAAGGTTACAGTAAATTGTTATTGATCTGAATCCCAAAGTCAAATCTTGACATTGCAAGCAGTGAAAGGCTTGCAGATATATTCCTGACTTGGAGGTGGACAGTAACCAGCAAAGATATTGATCAATAAAGGACGGCTAAGTACTGCCAACGTAATCAAATTAATATACACAGGAGGACAGCAATTGATAGAGGAAGTACTAAGATGCCTAAGCGGACTTTGGAAGAATGGGAAGAGGATGCTATGGAGTCGGTGCCGTACCTGGCCAGTGATGAGAAAGGGTCAAACTACAGAGAGGCTACTCAACCGGTGATTCTTGAGGATTCTAAAATTGTTCAACCTAAATTGGAAGTTCATAAAACAGTGAAGCCATGGGTACATTTTTTAGCTGGTGGTATAGGTGGTATGGCAGGAGCTGTAGTGACGTGCCCATTTGATTTAGTGAAAACTAGGCTGCAAAGTGACATATACCAGAACATGTACAAGAGTCAAGCTGAAgctttgatgatgaataCCACAAGACCTAGAATTGTGAATTTGACCTTACAAGCTGCAACACATTTCAAAGAGACAGTTAGCATTATTGGAAATGTGTATCGCCAAGAAGGTTTTAGAAGTTTGTTTAAAGGTTTAGGTCCCAACTTAGTTGGCGTAATTCCGGCAAGAAgtattaattttttcacCTATGGTACTACAAAGGACATATACTCCAAGGCCTTCAACAATGGACAAGAAGCACCTTGGATCCATTTGATGGCTGCTGCCACAGCAGGCTGGGCAACTGCAACAGCTACCAATC
This is a stretch of genomic DNA from Nakaseomyces glabratus chromosome M, complete sequence. It encodes these proteins:
- the CUS1 gene encoding U2 snRNP complex subunit CUS1 (CAGL0M05181g~Ortholog(s) have role in spliceosomal complex assembly and U2 snRNP, U2-type prespliceosome localization), with the translated sequence MARSKRKRSGVSDVKASIIDAIETTHKQPAKKKKRVNATPNLESEYRELFKKFNGVEERDVEEDRNPKVASHEPTLRDDHVADAKSADAKSADAKSADAIPQPLSNRKARLMNKPTLAELKSSVLTPQLIEKHDCDAKEPYFLASVKTSFNVVQVPSHWQSKRDYLSGRSLLEKKPFELPDLIKQTGVDSMRNTLPEDEEQEKLKEQTRNAVRPKLGKLDLDYKKLYDVFFKLGKKWKPDTMLPYGDVYYENRNLQGEARWRKLVKDRIPGRLSDDLRHALGLQPGQLPPWCLRMKDLGMPPSYPNMKIAGLNWDISNFKDNKYGKVSKSNWTNTPLFGAILQFDDHQQAPEVEVPEVEVEVEVPVPEVPVPEEVKKPEPVTSIPESHSAKPVNTIRGSVEHGGIQDNVESAQDELANYKF
- a CDS encoding uncharacterized protein (CAGL0M05137g~Ortholog(s) have ubiquitin ligase complex localization), whose amino-acid sequence is MPKSYNENDIWKIRDVFGRDLSYISSCLPSLEDYKQINLNSSDLESGYSPLHVTLRERLLQKSFLLYKRWVDDEKQMSYKIGQHILARKDREGLTPMDLYNIEFQRALKVKPQLLEYTIDNGNLKPKVIFEKVNHLDSEGIATTKSCSNNELLRSTSFLEIPQNYSDMAKIRNLGGSHLLTFGSNVNAQLGTGNKDDRQHFHETDYQQLGGDLPLDPKKFSIKEVLMSRYHCLVINSFGEVFTCGNSNRGRLGNGETNTTVSVFTKIATFETGVRHVSISNHHNLLVDGNGYIYSWGWNQYYQLGYTSSNKQGDSKHTLCKSSPKRIPYFDNINIKYVACSKVHSCALSQDNKLYLWGLNLGQMGNKKPLHVNLDISHDHNNGYIIESPLVIDLSHLQVEQVLALELVTFIRCSGNTLIVLTDFCMRTFKISTPKPKNPTRIDIFSHYTPKTISADVVDMKCSNKVGNHLFFKYASGRVGYLSLKKENVESWSKLSNELPISFSWKPNFARNNCTDFAVGYNGDIIICTYGGEIFISRNHAEFERIYSNKLITGRAVKISSDTSLGSVAIIKQDYLFMPAKYLKDTFDFDLAIYSPIYQNVGDTLSLGSLGLQCHVKETDSQLFLSSKSNISNLRYSEINGSSVNENQIKCSSYDVILNNDRGIIECYSFKSLFSLRCSKFLNAILNDGKFTVNNELFFTANETANGILQIKTHDLTTSAVYYKISVDLVHFLLTDVKPANQQRSIAILSITDNYAHGTTLRNALSSYLLGMLTNDTDENRIKSPGNHLLGDTILRLKDKTLIVDSFLLSARSNYFKGLLSNSVFCEKDNDGKYLINLEIYSYKQFDIILKYLYGVDFSDLHPHYESEDGGLTNFLESLVLADELCLEPLKCYMQVLLSQFIDGNSIIPLFIYSVRSNAEMLCLLCSTFIAIHIGVLFVKDNVQLISQNFDDSHWKILQNNISYITSEQLNHELWYNNSTDNWRSLFKNDINKFNSKFISPKDKFSPIFDIKDTLEVSSKKTSTDRRRSSTSTRPIKFKNTTMNNTSDNPHRRQSNGSVSIAEKLSASNSSDEDSQFIEVTRKPKRKSVSNIQESQTPVPKLHPPKPNILIHRKLSGDEKLLPSLISNEPIVEIPNQKKNQSEIGPKKPISFKKTSQKERIKTTTQADKQKENKTKESAWTNQKQNSSLSNPKDNQTSKLAALPSLNDSKLQKQDLKPNKKSKKKANNKQSAEFISSGNFAGLTPYLSTVHKESVTTDTTPSWTASTVSDFKQKVEAQEFEKWFQEESKRVQLELERRGSSHHDELKVLYDSSQNIPGFVIDSNVKKAGRKIKGKFKAKLKNKDENINSIQ
- the RNT1 gene encoding ribonuclease III (CAGL0M05159g~Ortholog(s) have RNA stem-loop binding, RNA-directed 5'-3' RNA polymerase activity, double-stranded RNA binding, ribonuclease III activity), producing the protein MGKIGKVGKASKKKSRLTSELVDLYEKNSTEQVGTYQYSNAIQIEHAVHKLVEAYQRILKLSPNIVQYYETLNSLSDPEKVPPQLISLFTRYPLKLAAEIKTLHDLNKSTLLDDISGYEAKFDASNREPVLGDLELSDLQDLEDDDIGRLDLDLSVAKSSESSECITSKEKSSKWPPEMPEIKDHVIRARVFMHKSLVNDKVYLNESDIIKSNNERLEFLGDSILNTVMTMIIYNKFPSLNEGNLTELRKKLVKNETLREWSELYELPKQLKSNLSPDVDLSTSKTSADIFEAYIGGLMEDDPKTNLVKIRKWLKKLAKPKIEEAMKTSIQLEPTNNLDMNAKRKLYSLIGYAALKLHYHTVQRPTNENPVTIVQCRTGDGTILGVGKARNIKLAGVKAAEDVLRKEDVIEKYAKLRASIPREQSVSKNEQPRTTNKEQGEKDICELSG
- the RRN3 gene encoding rDNA-binding RNA polymerase I transcriptional factor (CAGL0M05203g~Ortholog(s) have transcription factor activity, RNA polymerase I CORE element sequence-specific binding activity and role in regulation of transcription from RNA polymerase I promoter, transcription from RNA polymerase I promoter), which codes for MMVFESNNKRPATEELPDIESKKPRVDIVGSTEIYVEAGNDAHFSDEMYRKFIKNALDELEKNDPMQINAITSQISLSAKNPDRISTKNFTILLEVLSNNINKVDSSKGLPLIQCIINFEKWWELPDPALGKYIFFIKVLCSSIPKWWQDVAMIMISSFILSSEKTTQHHELLKYFLRMIPSSMSYIDSYLIRYFPNKNDSKKNIVNYISNVLMLTSYCQELKFQAWSLIMERVISIDVELQNELDELDDDIDDEMVDDDGDDSDEDEDDEDEDHSGAEDDAEDDEDEDDGDDFDDADGQEEYNIDLTQGIKELSNKLDAILSLLSSEIIKDMTPEKLESGEGIGTFNTLTTLFKTHILPTYYTRSVQYIMFHLSQQQLELMDSYLVTLIDISFAANETSEKRIKSLQYLGSYIARAKKLSRTQIVFVASYLTSWLNRYVIEREEEVNQPGGMDRFKHFYAAFQALCYIFCFRHKDLRDVDGSWECELDKFFTRMVISKFNPLKYCNENVMLMFARIAQEEDVAYCFSIIENNNNELLRGIMGKADSSRGGTPTPMGPATSWSLATRQQFIDLQSYFPYDPLFLKNYKNMMKEYYIEWSEAGGEYESDGSDE